From Candidatus Methylomirabilota bacterium, one genomic window encodes:
- the gap gene encoding type I glyceraldehyde-3-phosphate dehydrogenase: VNDLADAKTLAHLLKHDSVHGTLRAEVTAKGEAIFVDGREIRVCALKDPATLPWRDLGVDVVVESTGVFRDTATASKHLQAGAKKVIITAPAKDPDATIVLGVNEQTYEPTRHRIISNASCTTNCLATTAKVLDDGFGIKRGFASTVHSYTNDQNVHDFPDRDLRRARAAAVSMIPTTTGAATAVGLVLPKLKGKLDGIAIRVPTINVSVVDLVAELERPASVAAVNDAFREAASGRLRGILDVCDEELVSSDFNGNPHSSIIDLPSTAAIEGTLVKVLAWYDNEWGYSNRVKDLIRYMSKSL, encoded by the coding sequence GTCAACGATCTGGCGGACGCGAAGACCCTGGCCCACCTTCTGAAGCACGATTCCGTACACGGCACGCTCCGCGCGGAGGTCACGGCCAAGGGCGAGGCGATCTTCGTGGACGGAAGAGAGATCCGCGTCTGCGCACTCAAGGACCCGGCAACGCTGCCGTGGCGCGACCTCGGCGTCGACGTCGTCGTCGAATCCACCGGCGTCTTCCGCGACACCGCCACGGCCTCCAAGCACCTGCAGGCCGGCGCCAAGAAGGTGATCATCACCGCGCCCGCGAAGGATCCTGACGCCACGATCGTGCTCGGCGTGAACGAGCAGACGTACGAGCCGACACGGCACCGGATCATCTCCAACGCGTCGTGTACCACCAACTGTCTCGCGACGACCGCCAAGGTGCTCGACGACGGGTTCGGGATCAAGCGCGGCTTCGCGTCGACGGTCCACTCCTACACGAACGACCAGAACGTCCACGACTTCCCGGACAGGGACCTCCGCCGGGCGCGCGCCGCCGCGGTCAGCATGATCCCGACGACGACCGGCGCGGCCACGGCGGTCGGGCTGGTGCTGCCGAAGCTCAAGGGAAAGCTCGACGGCATCGCGATCCGCGTGCCGACGATCAACGTATCGGTGGTGGACCTGGTCGCCGAGCTCGAGCGCCCGGCCTCGGTCGCCGCGGTGAACGACGCCTTCCGTGAGGCGGCGTCGGGGAGGCTCCGCGGCATTCTGGACGTGTGCGACGAGGAGCTCGTCTCGTCCGACTTCAACGGAAACCCGCACTCCTCCATCATCGACCTCCCGTCGACGGCGGCGATCGAGGGGACCCTCGTCAAGGTGCTCGCCTGGTACGACAACGAGTGGGGCTACTCGAATCGCGTGAAAGATCTCATCCGGTACATGTCGAAGTCGCTCTAG
- a CDS encoding phosphoglycerate kinase, with product MAKLTVDRVELAGKRVFLRVDFNVPLEDGRVGEDTRIRAALPTIELCLKAGAAVLLASHLGRPKGAPDPRYSLRPVATKLEELLGRPVPLLPDCVGPEVEAAAAALKPGEAVLIENLRFHAEEEANDPAFARRLASLADVYVNDAFAAAHRAHASTEGIARILHPAAAGLLMARELEALGRIFESPERPVMTVLGGAKVSDKLGLVEHLLARVDAVLIGGGMAYTFLAALGHNVGRSLLEPDRIEAARAILGRARALGVRVRLPVDLVVARGPDSVEGIRVVSVRDMPGDLMGLDIGPATVAQFTALLASAKTIVWNGPLGVFEKAPFSAGTLGIARAVAASAAFSVMGGGDTVAAVHQAGMAEKIGYISTGGGAFLEFLEGRTLPGVAALDEAA from the coding sequence TTGGCGAAGCTCACCGTCGATCGCGTGGAGCTCGCGGGAAAGCGCGTGTTCCTCCGCGTGGACTTCAACGTCCCGCTGGAGGATGGGCGCGTCGGCGAAGACACGCGCATACGCGCCGCCCTCCCCACCATCGAGCTCTGTCTCAAGGCGGGCGCCGCCGTCTTGCTCGCCTCGCACCTCGGGCGCCCCAAGGGCGCGCCAGACCCCCGCTATTCGCTCCGTCCGGTCGCCACCAAGCTCGAGGAGCTGCTCGGCCGCCCGGTTCCCCTCTTGCCCGACTGTGTCGGCCCCGAGGTGGAGGCGGCGGCGGCCGCCCTCAAGCCGGGCGAGGCCGTTCTCATCGAGAACCTGCGCTTCCATGCCGAGGAGGAGGCCAATGATCCTGCCTTCGCACGCCGGCTCGCCTCGCTGGCCGACGTCTACGTGAATGACGCCTTTGCCGCCGCCCACCGGGCCCACGCCTCCACGGAGGGGATCGCCCGCATCCTGCATCCCGCGGCGGCGGGGCTTCTCATGGCGCGCGAGCTCGAGGCCCTCGGGCGGATCTTCGAGAGCCCCGAGCGTCCCGTGATGACGGTGCTGGGCGGGGCCAAGGTCTCCGACAAGCTCGGCCTCGTCGAGCATCTGCTCGCGCGGGTGGACGCCGTCTTGATCGGCGGCGGCATGGCCTATACCTTCCTCGCCGCGCTCGGGCACAACGTCGGGCGCTCGCTCCTCGAGCCCGACCGCATCGAAGCGGCGCGGGCCATCCTCGGTCGCGCCCGCGCGCTCGGCGTCCGCGTGCGATTGCCGGTGGACCTCGTGGTGGCCCGGGGGCCCGACAGCGTGGAGGGCATCCGCGTCGTGAGCGTGCGGGACATGCCCGGCGACCTCATGGGGCTCGATATCGGCCCCGCCACCGTCGCACAGTTCACGGCGCTCCTGGCCTCCGCCAAGACCATCGTGTGGAACGGGCCTCTGGGCGTCTTCGAGAAGGCGCCCTTCTCCGCGGGCACTCTCGGCATCGCTCGCGCCGTGGCCGCCTCCGCCGCGTTCTCGGTCATGGGCGGCGGCGACACCGTGGCCGCCGTTCATCAGGCGGGGATGGCGGAGAAAATCGGGTACATCTCGACCGGGGGTGGCGCCTTTCTCGAGTTCCTCGAGGGGCGCACCCTGCCCGGCGTGGCGGCTCTCGACGAGGCGGCCTGA
- the tpiA gene encoding triose-phosphate isomerase, with the protein MRTPLVVGNWKMHGGITQARELALAVRDGLKRPRGVEVVVCPPFTALPAVAEALAGSPIGWGAQNAHWEDKGAFTGEISPVMLAELGCRLVILGHSERRHLFRETDEEVNGKVAAALRHGLTPLLCVGETAEERRQGLTFTVVEGQLRAGLGGLGAGQIERCLLAYEPVWAIGTGVNATPAQAAEVHGYLRGLVSELASKEVAQSLRILYGGSVKADNAAALTQEPDIDGALVGGASLQAAGFITIARKSAARGGPAKE; encoded by the coding sequence ATGCGAACTCCGCTCGTCGTCGGCAACTGGAAGATGCACGGGGGGATCACCCAAGCGCGGGAGCTCGCCCTGGCCGTGCGCGATGGGCTCAAGCGGCCGCGCGGGGTGGAAGTCGTGGTCTGTCCGCCCTTCACGGCGCTGCCCGCGGTGGCCGAAGCCCTCGCGGGCTCGCCCATCGGCTGGGGAGCCCAGAACGCCCACTGGGAGGACAAGGGCGCTTTCACGGGTGAGATCTCCCCCGTGATGCTCGCCGAGCTCGGCTGCCGCCTCGTCATCCTCGGCCACTCGGAACGGCGCCATCTCTTCCGCGAGACCGACGAGGAGGTCAATGGCAAGGTGGCGGCGGCGCTCCGGCACGGACTCACGCCGTTGCTCTGCGTGGGCGAGACGGCGGAAGAGCGGCGGCAGGGCCTGACCTTCACCGTGGTCGAGGGCCAGCTCCGGGCGGGCCTCGGCGGCCTTGGGGCGGGCCAGATCGAGCGATGTCTTCTCGCCTACGAGCCCGTGTGGGCCATCGGGACGGGGGTCAACGCCACACCCGCTCAGGCCGCTGAAGTGCACGGGTACCTGCGCGGCCTCGTCTCCGAGCTCGCCTCCAAGGAGGTCGCGCAGTCGCTCCGGATCCTTTACGGCGGGAGCGTGAAGGCGGACAATGCCGCCGCGCTCACCCAGGAGCCCGATATCGATGGCGCCCTCGTGGGGGGCGCCTCCCTGCAGGCGGCGGGCTTCATCACCATCGCCAGGAAGTCGGCCGCCAGGGGCGGCCCAGCAAAGGAGTGA
- the secG gene encoding preprotein translocase subunit SecG has protein sequence MFTFIVIIHVIVSLIIIGLVLLQAGKGADIGSAFGGSGSQAVFGSMGTPTVLGKITSAVAIVFMVTSFSLAVLAHKKASTIMPASAPARSDSAPVPAPAPVPAPEKK, from the coding sequence ATGTTCACCTTCATCGTCATCATCCACGTCATCGTGAGCCTGATCATCATCGGCCTCGTGCTGCTCCAGGCCGGCAAGGGGGCCGACATCGGCTCCGCCTTCGGGGGCAGCGGCAGCCAGGCCGTCTTCGGCTCGATGGGCACGCCGACGGTTCTGGGCAAGATCACCTCGGCCGTGGCCATCGTCTTCATGGTCACGTCGTTTTCCCTGGCCGTGCTGGCGCACAAGAAGGCGAGCACGATCATGCCGGCCTCGGCGCCCGCGCGCTCCGACTCGGCGCCCGTGCCGGCTCCCGCTCCCGTGCCCGCGCCGGAGAAGAAGTGA
- a CDS encoding peptide-binding protein has protein sequence MRASRVSALLALATLVALGGSCVRDGEVAAQDTAGAHEKAAHGDTFVNASIGDITGLIPSITSDSASHTVGSLIYDGLVQLDKDLNWAPSIAESWQFSKDCLTLTFKLRKNVKWHDGRPFTADDVVFTYKAMVNPKTPTAYRDDFEPVKDVQVLDPYTARVTYTRPFAKALGSWGHAMLPKHLLEKYVEEGKLREAPQNLNPVGTGPYRFHEWKSGEKVVLVANKDYYIERRPYIGRIVYRIIPSQATIFLELKAKGVDMAELTAIQYERQTDYPAFKKDYNKYHYAANRYTYLGFNLQDPRFADKRVRHAFAHAINKAELIEGVVMGLGREATGPYRPGTWVYTDKVKRYEFSPTKAKALLAAAGWTDRSGDGILRNKDGQPFSFTIRTNQGNEERKKVAEIIQQRLKEIGVQTDIQTIEWAALLKEYIKQKRFDAIVLGWGTGVDPDQYGVWHSSQNGPDQLNSFSYANPEVDALLEKGRATCHQQERVATYHRIQQILAEDQPYVFLYFRETLPVVSSRVRGIKVEAAGIDYNFIDWYVPKSLQRYASP, from the coding sequence ATGCGCGCCTCCCGCGTCTCCGCCCTGCTGGCCCTTGCCACCCTCGTGGCCTTGGGCGGCAGCTGCGTCCGGGATGGTGAAGTCGCCGCTCAGGACACCGCGGGTGCCCACGAGAAGGCCGCCCACGGCGACACCTTCGTCAACGCCTCCATCGGCGACATCACGGGCCTCATCCCCAGCATCACGTCGGACAGCGCGTCGCACACCGTGGGCAGCCTCATCTATGACGGGCTCGTCCAGCTCGACAAGGACCTCAACTGGGCGCCCTCCATCGCGGAATCGTGGCAGTTCAGCAAGGACTGCCTGACCTTGACCTTCAAGCTACGGAAGAACGTGAAGTGGCACGACGGCCGCCCCTTCACGGCCGATGATGTCGTGTTCACTTACAAGGCGATGGTGAACCCCAAGACGCCCACGGCCTACCGAGACGATTTCGAGCCCGTGAAGGATGTCCAGGTCCTCGACCCCTACACGGCACGCGTCACCTACACGCGGCCTTTCGCCAAGGCGCTGGGGAGCTGGGGACATGCCATGCTGCCCAAGCACCTGCTCGAAAAGTACGTGGAAGAGGGCAAGCTCCGCGAAGCGCCCCAGAACTTGAACCCCGTGGGCACCGGGCCGTACCGATTCCATGAGTGGAAGAGCGGCGAGAAAGTGGTGCTGGTCGCCAACAAGGACTATTACATCGAGAGGCGGCCGTATATCGGCCGCATCGTCTACCGCATCATCCCGAGTCAGGCGACCATCTTCCTGGAGCTCAAGGCCAAGGGCGTGGACATGGCCGAGCTCACGGCCATCCAGTACGAGCGCCAGACGGACTACCCGGCCTTCAAGAAGGACTACAACAAGTATCACTACGCGGCCAATCGCTATACCTACCTCGGGTTCAACCTGCAGGATCCGCGATTTGCGGACAAGCGCGTCCGGCACGCTTTCGCGCACGCCATCAACAAGGCGGAGCTCATCGAGGGCGTGGTCATGGGACTGGGGCGCGAGGCGACGGGGCCGTATCGCCCCGGCACCTGGGTCTATACCGACAAGGTCAAGCGCTACGAGTTCAGCCCGACCAAGGCGAAGGCGCTCCTGGCCGCCGCGGGATGGACCGATCGGAGCGGCGACGGCATCCTGCGCAACAAGGACGGGCAGCCGTTCAGCTTCACCATCCGGACCAACCAGGGCAACGAGGAGCGCAAGAAGGTCGCCGAGATCATCCAGCAACGGCTCAAGGAGATCGGCGTGCAGACCGATATCCAGACCATCGAGTGGGCCGCCCTCCTGAAGGAATACATCAAGCAGAAGCGCTTCGACGCCATCGTGCTCGGGTGGGGAACGGGCGTCGATCCCGACCAGTACGGGGTGTGGCACTCCTCGCAGAATGGTCCCGACCAGCTCAACTCCTTCTCCTACGCCAACCCCGAGGTGGATGCGCTCCTCGAGAAGGGCCGGGCCACCTGTCACCAGCAGGAGCGCGTGGCCACCTATCACCGGATCCAGCAGATCCTGGCCGAGGACCAGCCGTATGTCTTCCTCTACTTCAGGGAGACGCTGCCCGTCGTCTCCTCTCGCGTGCGGGGCATCAAGGTCGAGGCGGCCGGTATCGACTACAACTTCATCGACTGGTACGTGCCAAAGTCATTGCAACGGTACGCCTCGCCCTAG